A stretch of Paludisphaera rhizosphaerae DNA encodes these proteins:
- a CDS encoding M56 family metallopeptidase: MEELMRSALTNALAASALAAVAAGLALILSRRPAIVHCIWVVVLLKLVTPPMFEFSVARFLPEPEPTPELVTIAVEDLEGIDWEAFEACEPVEVVEEAAVQPAWEIDPTLIWKGLGIVWLAGSLATAVLAGTRIVRFQRRLRDASPAGWAVEEEVEILAAEMGLRQVPLVDIVDARTTPMLWGLGVRPRLILPRMLWKELDGRSRTLLLTHELAHLKRGDHLLRFLELAVTVLYWWLPVVWLARRALRDVEEQCCDAWVVWMFPDDARAYAETLLDTVDFLNPGAEPEPLLASGFGKVHHLRKRLTMVMKGTTPRALGWKGSLTALALSGVLLPMSPTWAQKAAESTDTATATATVSASADGVGETTTVIVSETQDGSPDVLTLRAIARDGVPATVEVAGKDDSLAANTITVRAVADVADVKTIDVKGPNIAFAGAPITVKIDDEKDKKDKVEKDGDKKDETKVQRQFRYEFRGVPAEAREGMKKAVEELKARIKELEDKKSDGPEAEIQIKALKAALEQVEKMSNTPLGRIAVAGQPSAPGDVKVFRRELKVDDPKAQEARKQVDELRKVLAEKQKEMSEAATKLAKAQAELAKISHEFVAVRPDVNLQLKEVRALTAPRIAEGRALLVPGSDAKDKARIEALEKKLDQVLKQLDSLKKPESDDKK, from the coding sequence ATGGAAGAGTTGATGCGATCCGCCTTGACCAACGCCCTGGCCGCATCCGCCCTCGCCGCGGTCGCCGCTGGGCTGGCCCTGATCCTGTCGCGACGGCCCGCGATCGTCCATTGCATCTGGGTCGTCGTCCTGCTGAAGCTGGTCACGCCGCCGATGTTCGAGTTCTCAGTGGCTCGCTTCCTCCCGGAGCCCGAGCCGACCCCTGAACTCGTCACGATCGCCGTGGAAGACCTGGAAGGGATCGACTGGGAGGCGTTCGAGGCTTGCGAGCCGGTCGAGGTCGTCGAGGAAGCCGCAGTCCAGCCCGCCTGGGAGATCGATCCGACGCTGATCTGGAAGGGCCTGGGCATCGTGTGGCTGGCGGGCTCGCTGGCGACGGCGGTGCTGGCGGGAACCCGCATCGTGCGGTTTCAGCGCCGGCTGCGCGACGCCTCGCCGGCGGGCTGGGCGGTCGAGGAGGAGGTCGAGATCCTCGCGGCCGAGATGGGACTTCGACAGGTCCCGCTCGTCGACATCGTCGACGCCCGCACCACGCCGATGCTCTGGGGCCTGGGCGTCCGTCCCCGGCTGATACTCCCCCGGATGCTCTGGAAGGAGCTGGACGGCCGCAGCCGGACGCTCCTGTTGACTCATGAGCTGGCCCACCTGAAGCGCGGCGACCACCTGCTGCGGTTCCTGGAGCTGGCCGTGACGGTTCTGTACTGGTGGCTCCCCGTCGTCTGGCTGGCCCGCCGGGCCCTCCGCGACGTCGAGGAGCAATGCTGCGACGCGTGGGTCGTCTGGATGTTCCCGGACGACGCCCGCGCCTATGCCGAGACCCTGTTGGATACGGTCGATTTCTTGAACCCCGGCGCCGAGCCCGAACCGCTGCTGGCCAGTGGATTCGGCAAGGTGCACCACCTGCGAAAGAGGTTGACGATGGTCATGAAGGGAACGACGCCCCGCGCCCTGGGATGGAAAGGCTCGCTGACCGCCCTGGCCCTCTCCGGCGTCCTGCTGCCGATGAGCCCCACCTGGGCCCAGAAGGCCGCCGAATCCACCGACACCGCCACAGCCACGGCGACCGTCTCCGCTTCCGCCGACGGCGTCGGCGAAACCACCACGGTCATCGTCAGTGAGACTCAGGACGGCTCGCCCGACGTCCTGACCCTCCGCGCCATCGCCCGGGACGGCGTCCCGGCCACGGTTGAGGTCGCCGGCAAGGACGACTCGCTCGCAGCCAACACCATCACCGTCCGCGCCGTCGCTGACGTCGCCGATGTGAAGACCATCGACGTCAAAGGCCCGAACATCGCCTTCGCCGGCGCTCCCATCACCGTCAAGATCGACGATGAGAAGGACAAGAAGGACAAGGTTGAGAAGGACGGCGACAAGAAGGACGAGACGAAGGTCCAACGTCAGTTCCGGTACGAGTTCCGCGGCGTCCCGGCCGAAGCCCGCGAGGGCATGAAGAAGGCCGTCGAGGAACTCAAGGCCCGCATCAAGGAGCTGGAGGACAAGAAGAGCGACGGCCCCGAAGCCGAGATCCAGATCAAGGCCCTCAAGGCGGCCCTGGAGCAGGTCGAGAAGATGTCCAACACCCCCCTCGGCCGGATCGCCGTCGCGGGTCAGCCTTCCGCCCCTGGGGATGTCAAGGTGTTTCGCCGCGAGCTGAAGGTGGACGACCCGAAGGCCCAGGAAGCCCGCAAGCAGGTCGACGAACTGCGGAAGGTCCTCGCCGAGAAGCAGAAGGAGATGTCCGAGGCCGCGACCAAGCTCGCCAAGGCCCAGGCCGAGTTGGCGAAGATCTCTCATGAGTTCGTGGCCGTTCGGCCGGACGTCAACCTTCAGTTGAAGGAGGTCCGCGCGTTGACCGCCCCCCGCATCGCCGAGGGCCGCGCCCTCTTGGTGCCGGGCTCCGACGCCAAGGACAAGGCCCGCATCGAGGCCCTGGAGAAGAAGCTCGACCAGGTGCTCAAGCAGCTCGACAGCCTGAAAAAGCCTGAGAGCGACGACAAGAAGTGA
- a CDS encoding winged helix-turn-helix transcriptional regulator, translated as MHKTGGDNPKKLVSCPVEATIQVVGGRWKVLILHRLLEHDMRFGELLRALKGVTARTLTKQLRELEADGIVSRTVHQQVPPMVEYAITPKGRELEPTLLAMHAWGEKYG; from the coding sequence ATGCATAAGACCGGCGGCGACAACCCGAAGAAGTTGGTTAGCTGTCCGGTGGAGGCGACCATCCAGGTCGTCGGTGGTCGTTGGAAGGTGCTGATTTTGCACCGCCTGCTCGAGCATGACATGCGATTCGGCGAGCTGTTGCGGGCGCTCAAGGGGGTGACGGCGCGCACCCTGACCAAGCAGCTTCGCGAGTTGGAAGCGGATGGGATCGTCTCGCGGACGGTCCATCAGCAGGTGCCGCCCATGGTCGAATATGCGATCACGCCCAAGGGACGCGAGCTAGAGCCCACGCTGCTGGCGATGCACGCCTGGGGCGAGAAATACGGCTGA
- a CDS encoding pirin family protein → MKKTVEVRGEVPQHWVGDGFPVRSLFSYHEGAAAISPFLLLDYAGPMEFPPSPHRRGVDVHPHRGFETVTIVYHGEVEHRDSGGNHGIVGPGDVQWMTAASGVVHEEYHGEAFTRRGGVLEMVQLWVNLPAAEKTAPPRYQEILAASIPTVELPDGAGTARVIAGELGGVRGPARTVTPINVWDLQLAAGSSVRLDVPDGFTTLLLVRTGVVKLNGSTSAQGVALVRFDPAGDGLEIACDQDASILALSGEPIDEPVVGRGPFVMNTEAEIRQAILDFQAGRMGVI, encoded by the coding sequence CTGAAGAAGACGGTCGAGGTTCGTGGCGAAGTTCCGCAGCACTGGGTGGGCGACGGCTTCCCCGTGCGGAGCCTGTTCTCGTACCACGAGGGGGCCGCGGCGATAAGCCCGTTCCTACTGCTCGACTATGCCGGTCCGATGGAGTTCCCGCCGTCGCCGCATCGTCGCGGGGTCGACGTTCATCCGCACCGCGGCTTCGAAACGGTGACGATCGTCTACCACGGCGAGGTCGAGCACCGCGACTCGGGCGGCAATCACGGAATCGTCGGGCCGGGCGACGTCCAGTGGATGACGGCCGCCTCGGGCGTCGTGCACGAGGAGTATCACGGCGAGGCGTTCACCCGTCGCGGCGGCGTGCTGGAAATGGTCCAGCTCTGGGTCAACCTTCCGGCCGCCGAGAAAACGGCCCCGCCGCGATATCAGGAAATCCTGGCCGCTTCGATTCCGACCGTCGAACTCCCCGACGGCGCAGGCACGGCCCGCGTCATCGCCGGCGAGTTGGGGGGCGTTCGAGGTCCCGCGCGGACGGTCACGCCGATCAACGTCTGGGACCTCCAGCTCGCCGCCGGAAGTTCGGTGCGGCTGGACGTGCCCGACGGGTTCACAACCCTCCTCCTGGTGCGGACAGGGGTCGTAAAGCTCAACGGCTCGACGAGCGCCCAGGGCGTCGCGCTGGTGCGGTTCGACCCGGCGGGCGACGGCCTGGAGATCGCCTGCGACCAGGACGCCTCGATCCTGGCGCTCTCGGGAGAGCCGATCGATGAGCCGGTCGTCGGCCGGGGGCCGTTCGTCATGAACACGGAGGCCGAGATCCGCCAGGCCATCCTCGACTTTCAGGCAGGCCGGATGGGCGTGATTTGA